Genomic DNA from Pseudomonas fluorescens:
GCGAGGGAGCTTGCTCCCGCTGGACTGCGAAGCAGGCCCAAGTTCTTTGTTTCAGCACAAATTTTTGGGGCGGCTTCGCCACCCAGCGGGAGCAAGCTCCCTCGGCACAAGGGGGCTTGCTGGTTGATGGGATTACAACACCAGATGCGGCAACCACAGGGAAATGGCGGGCACATAAGTCACGAGCATCAGCACCACGAACAACATGGCGTAGAACGGCAGCAGCGCCTTGACGGTGCTTTCGATGCTGACCTTGCCAATGGCCGAGCCCACGAACAGCACCGCGCCCACCGGTGGCGTGATCAACCCGATACCCAGGTTCACCAGCATGATCATGCCGAACTGCACCGGGTCCACGCCGATGCCCACGATCACCGGCATCAGGATCGGCGTCAGGATCAGGATCAATGGCGCCATGTCCATCACGGTGCCCAGCAGCAGCAACATCACGTTGATGCACATCAGGATCACGTAACGGTTGTCCGACAGCGTCAGGAACGCGGTGGTGATCTTCGCCGGGATTTCCATCAGCGTCATGATGTAGCCGAAGCTGGCGGCGAAGCCGATCAGGATCATCACGATGGAGATGGTGCGCACCGTACGGTGCATCAGTTTCGGCAACTCGCTCCACTTGTAGTCGCGATAGATGCACATGGTCACGAAGAACGCCCACACCACGGCGATGGCGGCCGATTCGGTGGCGGTGAAAACACCCGAGAGAATGCCGCCAAGGATGATGAACAGGGTCATCATGCCCCACATGGCTTCCCTGCAGATCTTCAGCGCTTGCTTGAGCGGAATCACTTCACCTTTGGGGTAGTTGCGCTTTTTCGCGAAGACCAGGCACAGCGCCATCAGGCAGAGGTTCATCATGATGCCGGGGACGATGCCGGCCATGAACAGCGAACCGATGGAGACGGTGCCGCCCGCGGCGAGCGAATACAGCACCGCGTTGTGGCTGGGCGGTGTTAGCAGCGCTTGTACCGAACCACTGACGGTGACGGCGGTGGCGTAATCACGCGGATAGCCTCGGCGTGTCATTTCCGGGATCAACACCGAACCGACCGAGGCGGTATCGGCTACCGAGGAACCGGAGATTGCGCCAAAAAAACTCGAGGCCACGAGGTTGACCAATGACAGGCCACCGCG
This window encodes:
- a CDS encoding TRAP transporter large permease, giving the protein MDALILLGSFLLLILIGMPVAYALGAAALIGAWWIDIPFQAMMIQVTGGVNKFSLLAIPFFVLAGAIMAEGGMSRRLVAFASVLVGFVRGGLSLVNLVASSFFGAISGSSVADTASVGSVLIPEMTRRGYPRDYATAVTVSGSVQALLTPPSHNAVLYSLAAGGTVSIGSLFMAGIVPGIMMNLCLMALCLVFAKKRNYPKGEVIPLKQALKICREAMWGMMTLFIILGGILSGVFTATESAAIAVVWAFFVTMCIYRDYKWSELPKLMHRTVRTISIVMILIGFAASFGYIMTLMEIPAKITTAFLTLSDNRYVILMCINVMLLLLGTVMDMAPLILILTPILMPVIVGIGVDPVQFGMIMLVNLGIGLITPPVGAVLFVGSAIGKVSIESTVKALLPFYAMLFVVLMLVTYVPAISLWLPHLVL